A section of the Engystomops pustulosus chromosome 3, aEngPut4.maternal, whole genome shotgun sequence genome encodes:
- the LOC140122730 gene encoding uncharacterized protein, with translation MSEFYKYHHKKDTMWQLSAFRLFLNFWFVISLSSAQSGDGVLADLGSGYILDTPQDQPKQPRYHPEETNKCQLTFVTPRQEPCAEKDNSHSIKEDVKYLQNILQDHNRVLQSLKYTVNADAQDLGYQQVISEHNKGIREDNKEFYGTLNKIIHELHTRMDDDGAELLDERKKLKKNFLLMNNLLLTTFHLAEKLDKTSQDLGDLLEKQLERSTSLSYRNMLKS, from the exons GATACAATGTGGCAGCTCTCCGCCTTCCGTCTCTTCCTGAACTTCTGGTTTGTAATATCATTAAGCTCCGCCCAGAGTGGAGATGGCGTCTTGGCTGACTTGGGATCGGGATACATCCTCGACACTCCTCAAGACCAACCCAAGCAGCCGCGATATCACCCAGAAGAAACCAACAAGTGTCAGCTGACTTTCGTCACCCCACGCCAGGAGCCATGTGCCGAGAAGGACAACTCCCACAGCATCAAGGAGGACGTGAAGTATCTTCAGAACATTCTTCAGGACCACAACCGGGTCCTGCAGAGCCTTAAGTACACGGTCAACGCTGACGCTCAAGACTTGGGCTACCAACAGGTCATCTCCGAACACAACAAGGGAATCCGAGAGGACAACAAGGAATTCTATGGCACACTGAACAAGATCATTCACGAGCTCCACACCCggatggatgatgatggggccgAGCTCCTTGACGAGAGAAAGAA ACTGAAGAAAAACTTCCTGCTGATGAATAATCTTCTCCTTACGACCTTCCACTTGGCGGAGAAGTTGGATAAGACGTCGCAGGATCTTGGTGACCTCCTGGAGAAGCAGCTGGAGAGATCGACCTCCTTGTCCTACAGGAACATGTTAAAATCCTGA